The proteins below are encoded in one region of Erinaceus europaeus chromosome 15, mEriEur2.1, whole genome shotgun sequence:
- the GIGYF1 gene encoding GRB10-interacting GYF protein 1 isoform X1 → MAAETLNFGPEWLRALSGGSSVVSPPPSPAMPKYKLAEFRYGREEMLALYIREHKVPEELQDKEFSAVLQEEPLQPLALEPLTEEEQRNFSLSVNSVAVLRLMGKGAPPPLGGASRGRGSTRSRGRGRGDSGFYQRSIEEAEGVFGRNPREIQRSQSWDDRGDRRFEKPARREGARSGFEEGGAAPRKEHARSDSENWRSLREDQDEDEGSWRLGAPRRDGDRWRSASPDGGPRSAGWREHSDRRRKFDLEPRGERGGCTEEEGRGGAGGAHPRRGMDDDKDGLPEWCLDDEDEEMGTFDASGAFLPLKKGPKEPIPEEQELDFRVLQEEEEDPADSLDETGPEAGSPELPPLPPEEEKAASPAPLPTLGPLWSADVDGGEGPAMEKDLPAAKGTPSLPGDDLRGPQLSPGPSSPPTPPGDLEDDEGLKHLQQEAEKLVASLQDSSLEEEQFTAAMQAQGLRHSAAATALPLNHGAARRWFYKDPQGEIQGPFTTQEMAEWFQAGYFSMTLLVKRGCDEGFQPLGEVIKMWGRVPFAPGPSPPPLLGNLDQGRLKKQQELAAAALYQQLQHQQFLQLISSRQPPQCALREKAALGDLSPPPQQQQQQQQLSAFLQQLQALKPSRGGDQNLLPAMTRSLSVPDSSPLWDIYTSASPQSGGEASLWDVPVNSSTQGPILEQLQMQHKFQERREVELRAKREEEERKRREEKRRQQQEEQKRRQEEEELFRRKQVRQQELLLKLLQQQQQASATPTPPTPSSLPPLWAGLTKQGLSMKTLLELQLEGERQLHKPPREVRAQALNHRTTLGGLGAAPLNQWAAEAGPLWGSTDKSTGGLGLWEDALKGSGLARGLGLKNSRSSPSLSDSYSHLSARPRKKTEEEEKLLKLLQGIPRPQDGFTQWCEQMLHTLSAAGSLDVPMAVAILKEVESPYDVHDYIRSCLGDTLEAKEFAKQFLERRAKQKASQQRQQQQEAWLSSGSLQTAFQTNHSTKLGPGEGSKAKRRALMLHSDPSILGYSLHGPTGEIESVEDY, encoded by the exons ATGGCTGCGGAGACACTCAACTTTGGGCCTGAGTG GCTGAGGGCGCTGTCAGGTGGCAGCAGTGTGGTGTCCCCACCACCGTCCCCCGCCATGCCCAAGTACAAGCTGGCTGAGTTCCGCTACGGCCGAGAGGAGATGCTGGCCCTCTACATCAGGGAGCACAAG GTGcctgaggagctccaggacaaggAGTTCAGTGCAGTGCTTCAGGAAGAGCCGCTGCAACCCCTGGCGCTCGAGCCTCTGACGGAGGAGGAGCAG AGGAACTTCTCCCTGTCGGTGAACAGCGTGGCCGTGCTCCGGCTGATGGGCAAAGGGGCCCCTCCACCGCTGGGGGGTGCCTCCCGAGGCCGGGGCAGCACTCGGAGCCGAG GCCGAGGCCGGGGTGACAGCGGCTTTTACCAAAGAAGCATCGAGGAGGCTGAGGGGGTCTTTGGCCGGAACCCCCGGGAGATCCAGCGCAGCCAGAGTTGGGACGACAG GGGCGACAGGCGCTTCGAGAAGCCAGCCAGAAGGGAAGGAG CACGCTCTGGGTTTGAGGAGGGCGGTGCTGCCCCAAGGAAGGAGCATGCACGCTCGGACAGTGAGAACTGGCGGTCCCTGCGGGAGGATCAGGACGAGGACGAGGGCAGTTGGCGGCTTGGCGCCCCCCGGAGGGATGGCGACCGCTGGCGCTCAGCCAGCCCCG ATGGTGGCCCCCGCTCTGCTGGCTGGCGGGAACACAGTGACCGCAGACGCAAGTTTGACTTGGAGCCACGTGGGGAGCGAGGAGGGTGCACCGAGGAGGagggccggggcggggcgggtgGCGCTCACCCCCGCAGGGGCATGGACGATGACAAGGACGGGCTCCCGGAGTGGTGCCTGGATGACGAGGATGAGGAGATGGGCACCTTCGACGCTTCGGGGGCCTTCCTGCCGCTCAAG AAGGGCCCCAAGGAGCCCATCCCTGAGGAGCAGGAGCTGGACTTCCGGGTgctgcaggaggaggaagaggatccCGCTGACAGCCTAGATGAAACGGGGCCCGAGGCAG GAAGCCCAGAACTTCCCCCACTACCCCCCGAAGAGGAGAAGGCTGCCTCCCCGGCCCCTCTGCCCACCCTGGGCCCGCTTTGGAGTGCTGATGTGGACGGTGGGGAAGGGCCTGCCATGGAGAAGGACCTGCCGGCAGCCAAAG GTACACCCTCCCTCCCAGGAGATGACCTGAGGGGGCCACAGCTGAGTCCTGGGCCCagttcccccccaaccccccctggAGATCTGGAAGATGACGAAGGCTTGAAGCACCTGCAGCAG GAGGCGGAGAAGTTGGTGGCCTCCCTGCAGGACAGCTCCCTGGAGGAGGAGCAGTTCACCGCAGCCATGCAGGCTCAGGGCCTGCGCCACTCGGCTGCCGCCACTGCCCTGCCTCTCAACCACGGCGCTGCCCGCAGGTGGTTCTACAAGGACCCACAGGGGGAGATCCAAG GCCCTTTCACCACACAGGAGATGGCTGAGTGGTTCCAGGCCGGCTACTTCTCCATGACGCTGCTGGTGAAGAGGGGCTGCGATGAGGGCTTCCAGCCGTTGGGCGAAGTCATCAAGATGTGGGGCCGTGTGCCCTTCGCCCCGgggccctccccgccccccctgtTG GGGAACCTGGACCAGGGGCGGCTGAAGAAGCAGCAGGAGCTGGCGGCTGCTGCCCTCTACCAGCAGCTGCAGCACCAGCAGTTCCTGCAGCTGATCAGCAG CCGCCAGCCCCCACAGTGCGCGCTCAGGGAGAAGGCGGCCTTGGGGGACCTGTCGCCTCCaccgcagcagcagcagcagcagcagcagctcagCGCCTTCCTGCAGCAGCTCCAAGCCCTCAAACCCTCCAG GGGTGGGGACCAGAACCTGCTCCCAGCGATGACCCGCTCCTTGTCGGTGCCGGATTCCAGTCCCCTCTGGGACATATATACCTCAGCCTCACCCCAGTCAG GTGGTGAGGCCAGTCTTTGGGATGTACCAGTTAACTCTTCGACTCAGGGTCCAATTCTTGAACAACTCCAGATGCAACACAAA TTCCAGGAGCGCAGAGAAGTGGAGCTCAGGGCCAAGCGTGAGGAGGAGGAGCGGAAGCGGCGCGAGGAGAAGCGGCggcagcagcaggaggagcagAAGCGgcggcaggaggaggaggagctcttTCGCCGCAAGCAG GTGCGCCAACAGGAGCTGCTGTTGAAGCTgttgcagcagcaacaacaggcCTCAGCCACCCCCACGCCCCCCACGCCCAGCTCTCTGCCTCCGCTGTGGGCCGGCCTAACTAAGCAGGGCCTGTCCATGAAGACGCTGCTGGAGCTGCAGCTGGAGGGCGAGAGGCAGCTGCACAAGCCGCCCCGGGAAGTGCGGGCCCAGGCCCTCAACCACCGCACCACG CTCGGGGGCCTGGGCGCTGCCCCCCTGAATCAGTGGGCAGCGGAGGCCGGGCCACTGTGGGGCAGCACTGACAAGAGCACGGGCGGCCTGGGCCTCTGGGAGGACGCGCTCAAGGGCAGCGGCCTGGCGCGGGGCCTGGGCCTGAAGAACAGCCGGAGCAGCCCCTCTCTTAG CGACTCATACAGCCACCTGTCAGCGCGGCCGCGCAAgaagacggaggaggaggagaagctgcTGAAGTTGCTGCAGGGCATCCCGCGGCCGCAGGATGGATTCACCCAGTGGTGCGAGCAGATGCTGCACACGCTGAGCGCAGCGGGCAGCCTGGACG TGCCCATGGCCGTGGCGATCCTCAAGGAGGTGGAGTCTCCCTATGATGTCCACGATTACATCCGCTCCTGCCTGGGGGACACGCTGGAAGCCAAAGAATTTGCCAAACAGTTCCTGGAGCGCAGGGCCAAGCAGAAGGCCAGTcagcagcggcagcagcagcag GAAGCCTGGCTCAGCAGCGGCTCCCTACAGACAGCCTTTCAGACCAACCATAGCACCAAACTGGGTCCTGGCGAGGGCAGCAAGGCCAAGCGACGGGCACTGATGCTGCACTCGGACCCCAGCATCCTGg GGTACTCGCTGCATGGCCCGACCGGGGAGATTGAGAGCGTGGAGGACTACTGA
- the POP7 gene encoding ribonuclease P protein subunit p20, with product MAESREPRGAVEAELDPVEYTLRKRLPHRLPRRPNDVYVNMKTDFKAQLARCQKLLDCGARGQSACSEIYIHGLGLAINRAINIALQLQAGSFGALQVAANTSTVELVDELEPETDTREPVIRNRNNSAIHIRVFRVAPQ from the coding sequence aTGGCAGAAAGCCGCGAGCCCCGGGGCGCAGTGGAGGCCGAGCTGGACCCGGTGGAGTACACGCTCCGGAAGCGGCTCCCGCACCGCCTGCCCCGCAGGCCCAACGACGTGTATGTCAACATGAAGACGGACTTCAAGGCGCAGCTGGCCCGCTGCCAGAAGCTGCTGGACTGTGGGGCCCGGGGCCAGAGCGCCTGCAGCGAGATCTACATCCACGGCCTGGGCCTGGCCATCAACCGCGCCATCAACATCGCCCTGCAGCTGCAGGCGGGCAGTTTCGGGGCCCTGCAGGTGGCCGCCAACACCTCCACAGTGGAGCTGGTAGACGAGCTGGAGCCCGAGACGGACACGCGGGAGCCGGTGATCCGGAACCGCAACAACTCGGCTATCCACATCCGAGTCTTCAGGGTGGCGCCCCAGTAG
- the GIGYF1 gene encoding GRB10-interacting GYF protein 1 isoform X2, whose protein sequence is MAAETLNFGPEWLRALSGGSSVVSPPPSPAMPKYKLAEFRYGREEMLALYIREHKVPEELQDKEFSAVLQEEPLQPLALEPLTEEEQRNFSLSVNSVAVLRLMGKGAPPPLGGASRGRGSTRSRGRGRGDSGFYQRSIEEAEGVFGRNPREIQRSQSWDDRGDRRFEKPARREGARSGFEEGGAAPRKEHARSDSENWRSLREDQDEDEGSWRLGAPRRDGDRWRSASPDGGPRSAGWREHSDRRRKFDLEPRGERGGCTEEEGRGGAGGAHPRRGMDDDKDGLPEWCLDDEDEEMGTFDASGAFLPLKKGPKEPIPEEQELDFRVLQEEEEDPADSLDETGPEAGSPELPPLPPEEEKAASPAPLPTLGPLWSADVDGGEGPAMEKDLPAAKGTPSLPGDDLRGPQLSPGPSSPPTPPGDLEDDEGLKHLQQEAEKLVASLQDSSLEEEQFTAAMQAQGLRHSAAATALPLNHGAARRWFYKDPQGEIQGPFTTQEMAEWFQAGYFSMTLLVKRGCDEGFQPLGEVIKMWGRVPFAPGPSPPPLLGNLDQGRLKKQQELAAAALYQQLQHQQFLQLISSRQPPQCALREKAALGDLSPPPQQQQQQQQLSAFLQQLQALKPSRGGDQNLLPAMTRSLSVPDSSPLWDIYTSASPQSGGEASLWDVPVNSSTQGPILEQLQMQHKERREVELRAKREEEERKRREEKRRQQQEEQKRRQEEEELFRRKQVRQQELLLKLLQQQQQASATPTPPTPSSLPPLWAGLTKQGLSMKTLLELQLEGERQLHKPPREVRAQALNHRTTLGGLGAAPLNQWAAEAGPLWGSTDKSTGGLGLWEDALKGSGLARGLGLKNSRSSPSLSDSYSHLSARPRKKTEEEEKLLKLLQGIPRPQDGFTQWCEQMLHTLSAAGSLDVPMAVAILKEVESPYDVHDYIRSCLGDTLEAKEFAKQFLERRAKQKASQQRQQQQEAWLSSGSLQTAFQTNHSTKLGPGEGSKAKRRALMLHSDPSILGYSLHGPTGEIESVEDY, encoded by the exons ATGGCTGCGGAGACACTCAACTTTGGGCCTGAGTG GCTGAGGGCGCTGTCAGGTGGCAGCAGTGTGGTGTCCCCACCACCGTCCCCCGCCATGCCCAAGTACAAGCTGGCTGAGTTCCGCTACGGCCGAGAGGAGATGCTGGCCCTCTACATCAGGGAGCACAAG GTGcctgaggagctccaggacaaggAGTTCAGTGCAGTGCTTCAGGAAGAGCCGCTGCAACCCCTGGCGCTCGAGCCTCTGACGGAGGAGGAGCAG AGGAACTTCTCCCTGTCGGTGAACAGCGTGGCCGTGCTCCGGCTGATGGGCAAAGGGGCCCCTCCACCGCTGGGGGGTGCCTCCCGAGGCCGGGGCAGCACTCGGAGCCGAG GCCGAGGCCGGGGTGACAGCGGCTTTTACCAAAGAAGCATCGAGGAGGCTGAGGGGGTCTTTGGCCGGAACCCCCGGGAGATCCAGCGCAGCCAGAGTTGGGACGACAG GGGCGACAGGCGCTTCGAGAAGCCAGCCAGAAGGGAAGGAG CACGCTCTGGGTTTGAGGAGGGCGGTGCTGCCCCAAGGAAGGAGCATGCACGCTCGGACAGTGAGAACTGGCGGTCCCTGCGGGAGGATCAGGACGAGGACGAGGGCAGTTGGCGGCTTGGCGCCCCCCGGAGGGATGGCGACCGCTGGCGCTCAGCCAGCCCCG ATGGTGGCCCCCGCTCTGCTGGCTGGCGGGAACACAGTGACCGCAGACGCAAGTTTGACTTGGAGCCACGTGGGGAGCGAGGAGGGTGCACCGAGGAGGagggccggggcggggcgggtgGCGCTCACCCCCGCAGGGGCATGGACGATGACAAGGACGGGCTCCCGGAGTGGTGCCTGGATGACGAGGATGAGGAGATGGGCACCTTCGACGCTTCGGGGGCCTTCCTGCCGCTCAAG AAGGGCCCCAAGGAGCCCATCCCTGAGGAGCAGGAGCTGGACTTCCGGGTgctgcaggaggaggaagaggatccCGCTGACAGCCTAGATGAAACGGGGCCCGAGGCAG GAAGCCCAGAACTTCCCCCACTACCCCCCGAAGAGGAGAAGGCTGCCTCCCCGGCCCCTCTGCCCACCCTGGGCCCGCTTTGGAGTGCTGATGTGGACGGTGGGGAAGGGCCTGCCATGGAGAAGGACCTGCCGGCAGCCAAAG GTACACCCTCCCTCCCAGGAGATGACCTGAGGGGGCCACAGCTGAGTCCTGGGCCCagttcccccccaaccccccctggAGATCTGGAAGATGACGAAGGCTTGAAGCACCTGCAGCAG GAGGCGGAGAAGTTGGTGGCCTCCCTGCAGGACAGCTCCCTGGAGGAGGAGCAGTTCACCGCAGCCATGCAGGCTCAGGGCCTGCGCCACTCGGCTGCCGCCACTGCCCTGCCTCTCAACCACGGCGCTGCCCGCAGGTGGTTCTACAAGGACCCACAGGGGGAGATCCAAG GCCCTTTCACCACACAGGAGATGGCTGAGTGGTTCCAGGCCGGCTACTTCTCCATGACGCTGCTGGTGAAGAGGGGCTGCGATGAGGGCTTCCAGCCGTTGGGCGAAGTCATCAAGATGTGGGGCCGTGTGCCCTTCGCCCCGgggccctccccgccccccctgtTG GGGAACCTGGACCAGGGGCGGCTGAAGAAGCAGCAGGAGCTGGCGGCTGCTGCCCTCTACCAGCAGCTGCAGCACCAGCAGTTCCTGCAGCTGATCAGCAG CCGCCAGCCCCCACAGTGCGCGCTCAGGGAGAAGGCGGCCTTGGGGGACCTGTCGCCTCCaccgcagcagcagcagcagcagcagcagctcagCGCCTTCCTGCAGCAGCTCCAAGCCCTCAAACCCTCCAG GGGTGGGGACCAGAACCTGCTCCCAGCGATGACCCGCTCCTTGTCGGTGCCGGATTCCAGTCCCCTCTGGGACATATATACCTCAGCCTCACCCCAGTCAG GTGGTGAGGCCAGTCTTTGGGATGTACCAGTTAACTCTTCGACTCAGGGTCCAATTCTTGAACAACTCCAGATGCAACACAAA GAGCGCAGAGAAGTGGAGCTCAGGGCCAAGCGTGAGGAGGAGGAGCGGAAGCGGCGCGAGGAGAAGCGGCggcagcagcaggaggagcagAAGCGgcggcaggaggaggaggagctcttTCGCCGCAAGCAG GTGCGCCAACAGGAGCTGCTGTTGAAGCTgttgcagcagcaacaacaggcCTCAGCCACCCCCACGCCCCCCACGCCCAGCTCTCTGCCTCCGCTGTGGGCCGGCCTAACTAAGCAGGGCCTGTCCATGAAGACGCTGCTGGAGCTGCAGCTGGAGGGCGAGAGGCAGCTGCACAAGCCGCCCCGGGAAGTGCGGGCCCAGGCCCTCAACCACCGCACCACG CTCGGGGGCCTGGGCGCTGCCCCCCTGAATCAGTGGGCAGCGGAGGCCGGGCCACTGTGGGGCAGCACTGACAAGAGCACGGGCGGCCTGGGCCTCTGGGAGGACGCGCTCAAGGGCAGCGGCCTGGCGCGGGGCCTGGGCCTGAAGAACAGCCGGAGCAGCCCCTCTCTTAG CGACTCATACAGCCACCTGTCAGCGCGGCCGCGCAAgaagacggaggaggaggagaagctgcTGAAGTTGCTGCAGGGCATCCCGCGGCCGCAGGATGGATTCACCCAGTGGTGCGAGCAGATGCTGCACACGCTGAGCGCAGCGGGCAGCCTGGACG TGCCCATGGCCGTGGCGATCCTCAAGGAGGTGGAGTCTCCCTATGATGTCCACGATTACATCCGCTCCTGCCTGGGGGACACGCTGGAAGCCAAAGAATTTGCCAAACAGTTCCTGGAGCGCAGGGCCAAGCAGAAGGCCAGTcagcagcggcagcagcagcag GAAGCCTGGCTCAGCAGCGGCTCCCTACAGACAGCCTTTCAGACCAACCATAGCACCAAACTGGGTCCTGGCGAGGGCAGCAAGGCCAAGCGACGGGCACTGATGCTGCACTCGGACCCCAGCATCCTGg GGTACTCGCTGCATGGCCCGACCGGGGAGATTGAGAGCGTGGAGGACTACTGA
- the GIGYF1 gene encoding GRB10-interacting GYF protein 1 isoform X3 gives MAAETLNFGPEWLRALSGGSSVVSPPPSPAMPKYKLAEFRYGREEMLALYIREHKVPEELQDKEFSAVLQEEPLQPLALEPLTEEEQRNFSLSVNSVAVLRLMGKGAPPPLGGASRGRGSTRSRGRGRGDSGFYQRSIEEAEGVFGRNPREIQRSQSWDDRGDRRFEKPARREGARSGFEEGGAAPRKEHARSDSENWRSLREDQDEDEGSWRLGAPRRDGDRWRSASPDGGPRSAGWREHSDRRRKFDLEPRGERGGCTEEEGRGGAGGAHPRRGMDDDKDGLPEWCLDDEDEEMGTFDASGAFLPLKKGPKEPIPEEQELDFRVLQEEEEDPADSLDETGPEAGSPELPPLPPEEEKAASPAPLPTLGPLWSADVDGGEGPAMEKDLPAAKGDDLRGPQLSPGPSSPPTPPGDLEDDEGLKHLQQEAEKLVASLQDSSLEEEQFTAAMQAQGLRHSAAATALPLNHGAARRWFYKDPQGEIQGPFTTQEMAEWFQAGYFSMTLLVKRGCDEGFQPLGEVIKMWGRVPFAPGPSPPPLLGNLDQGRLKKQQELAAAALYQQLQHQQFLQLISSRQPPQCALREKAALGDLSPPPQQQQQQQQLSAFLQQLQALKPSRGGDQNLLPAMTRSLSVPDSSPLWDIYTSASPQSGGEASLWDVPVNSSTQGPILEQLQMQHKFQERREVELRAKREEEERKRREEKRRQQQEEQKRRQEEEELFRRKQVRQQELLLKLLQQQQQASATPTPPTPSSLPPLWAGLTKQGLSMKTLLELQLEGERQLHKPPREVRAQALNHRTTLGGLGAAPLNQWAAEAGPLWGSTDKSTGGLGLWEDALKGSGLARGLGLKNSRSSPSLSDSYSHLSARPRKKTEEEEKLLKLLQGIPRPQDGFTQWCEQMLHTLSAAGSLDVPMAVAILKEVESPYDVHDYIRSCLGDTLEAKEFAKQFLERRAKQKASQQRQQQQEAWLSSGSLQTAFQTNHSTKLGPGEGSKAKRRALMLHSDPSILGYSLHGPTGEIESVEDY, from the exons ATGGCTGCGGAGACACTCAACTTTGGGCCTGAGTG GCTGAGGGCGCTGTCAGGTGGCAGCAGTGTGGTGTCCCCACCACCGTCCCCCGCCATGCCCAAGTACAAGCTGGCTGAGTTCCGCTACGGCCGAGAGGAGATGCTGGCCCTCTACATCAGGGAGCACAAG GTGcctgaggagctccaggacaaggAGTTCAGTGCAGTGCTTCAGGAAGAGCCGCTGCAACCCCTGGCGCTCGAGCCTCTGACGGAGGAGGAGCAG AGGAACTTCTCCCTGTCGGTGAACAGCGTGGCCGTGCTCCGGCTGATGGGCAAAGGGGCCCCTCCACCGCTGGGGGGTGCCTCCCGAGGCCGGGGCAGCACTCGGAGCCGAG GCCGAGGCCGGGGTGACAGCGGCTTTTACCAAAGAAGCATCGAGGAGGCTGAGGGGGTCTTTGGCCGGAACCCCCGGGAGATCCAGCGCAGCCAGAGTTGGGACGACAG GGGCGACAGGCGCTTCGAGAAGCCAGCCAGAAGGGAAGGAG CACGCTCTGGGTTTGAGGAGGGCGGTGCTGCCCCAAGGAAGGAGCATGCACGCTCGGACAGTGAGAACTGGCGGTCCCTGCGGGAGGATCAGGACGAGGACGAGGGCAGTTGGCGGCTTGGCGCCCCCCGGAGGGATGGCGACCGCTGGCGCTCAGCCAGCCCCG ATGGTGGCCCCCGCTCTGCTGGCTGGCGGGAACACAGTGACCGCAGACGCAAGTTTGACTTGGAGCCACGTGGGGAGCGAGGAGGGTGCACCGAGGAGGagggccggggcggggcgggtgGCGCTCACCCCCGCAGGGGCATGGACGATGACAAGGACGGGCTCCCGGAGTGGTGCCTGGATGACGAGGATGAGGAGATGGGCACCTTCGACGCTTCGGGGGCCTTCCTGCCGCTCAAG AAGGGCCCCAAGGAGCCCATCCCTGAGGAGCAGGAGCTGGACTTCCGGGTgctgcaggaggaggaagaggatccCGCTGACAGCCTAGATGAAACGGGGCCCGAGGCAG GAAGCCCAGAACTTCCCCCACTACCCCCCGAAGAGGAGAAGGCTGCCTCCCCGGCCCCTCTGCCCACCCTGGGCCCGCTTTGGAGTGCTGATGTGGACGGTGGGGAAGGGCCTGCCATGGAGAAGGACCTGCCGGCAGCCAAAG GAGATGACCTGAGGGGGCCACAGCTGAGTCCTGGGCCCagttcccccccaaccccccctggAGATCTGGAAGATGACGAAGGCTTGAAGCACCTGCAGCAG GAGGCGGAGAAGTTGGTGGCCTCCCTGCAGGACAGCTCCCTGGAGGAGGAGCAGTTCACCGCAGCCATGCAGGCTCAGGGCCTGCGCCACTCGGCTGCCGCCACTGCCCTGCCTCTCAACCACGGCGCTGCCCGCAGGTGGTTCTACAAGGACCCACAGGGGGAGATCCAAG GCCCTTTCACCACACAGGAGATGGCTGAGTGGTTCCAGGCCGGCTACTTCTCCATGACGCTGCTGGTGAAGAGGGGCTGCGATGAGGGCTTCCAGCCGTTGGGCGAAGTCATCAAGATGTGGGGCCGTGTGCCCTTCGCCCCGgggccctccccgccccccctgtTG GGGAACCTGGACCAGGGGCGGCTGAAGAAGCAGCAGGAGCTGGCGGCTGCTGCCCTCTACCAGCAGCTGCAGCACCAGCAGTTCCTGCAGCTGATCAGCAG CCGCCAGCCCCCACAGTGCGCGCTCAGGGAGAAGGCGGCCTTGGGGGACCTGTCGCCTCCaccgcagcagcagcagcagcagcagcagctcagCGCCTTCCTGCAGCAGCTCCAAGCCCTCAAACCCTCCAG GGGTGGGGACCAGAACCTGCTCCCAGCGATGACCCGCTCCTTGTCGGTGCCGGATTCCAGTCCCCTCTGGGACATATATACCTCAGCCTCACCCCAGTCAG GTGGTGAGGCCAGTCTTTGGGATGTACCAGTTAACTCTTCGACTCAGGGTCCAATTCTTGAACAACTCCAGATGCAACACAAA TTCCAGGAGCGCAGAGAAGTGGAGCTCAGGGCCAAGCGTGAGGAGGAGGAGCGGAAGCGGCGCGAGGAGAAGCGGCggcagcagcaggaggagcagAAGCGgcggcaggaggaggaggagctcttTCGCCGCAAGCAG GTGCGCCAACAGGAGCTGCTGTTGAAGCTgttgcagcagcaacaacaggcCTCAGCCACCCCCACGCCCCCCACGCCCAGCTCTCTGCCTCCGCTGTGGGCCGGCCTAACTAAGCAGGGCCTGTCCATGAAGACGCTGCTGGAGCTGCAGCTGGAGGGCGAGAGGCAGCTGCACAAGCCGCCCCGGGAAGTGCGGGCCCAGGCCCTCAACCACCGCACCACG CTCGGGGGCCTGGGCGCTGCCCCCCTGAATCAGTGGGCAGCGGAGGCCGGGCCACTGTGGGGCAGCACTGACAAGAGCACGGGCGGCCTGGGCCTCTGGGAGGACGCGCTCAAGGGCAGCGGCCTGGCGCGGGGCCTGGGCCTGAAGAACAGCCGGAGCAGCCCCTCTCTTAG CGACTCATACAGCCACCTGTCAGCGCGGCCGCGCAAgaagacggaggaggaggagaagctgcTGAAGTTGCTGCAGGGCATCCCGCGGCCGCAGGATGGATTCACCCAGTGGTGCGAGCAGATGCTGCACACGCTGAGCGCAGCGGGCAGCCTGGACG TGCCCATGGCCGTGGCGATCCTCAAGGAGGTGGAGTCTCCCTATGATGTCCACGATTACATCCGCTCCTGCCTGGGGGACACGCTGGAAGCCAAAGAATTTGCCAAACAGTTCCTGGAGCGCAGGGCCAAGCAGAAGGCCAGTcagcagcggcagcagcagcag GAAGCCTGGCTCAGCAGCGGCTCCCTACAGACAGCCTTTCAGACCAACCATAGCACCAAACTGGGTCCTGGCGAGGGCAGCAAGGCCAAGCGACGGGCACTGATGCTGCACTCGGACCCCAGCATCCTGg GGTACTCGCTGCATGGCCCGACCGGGGAGATTGAGAGCGTGGAGGACTACTGA